Proteins from one Fragaria vesca subsp. vesca linkage group LG6, FraVesHawaii_1.0, whole genome shotgun sequence genomic window:
- the LOC101293409 gene encoding uncharacterized protein LOC101293409 — MSSGSVRRVSRQDIQLVQNLIERCLQLYMNQKEVVDTLLEQAKIEPGFTELVWQKLEEENREFFSAYYLRLMVKQQIIEYNRLLEQQARLMHQLHSTGVSSIPTSNGSHIPSMHQNSTCYPPDSVGPALKTENLHHQVGTCLPTPFTNGGSSLHNSMENTLKMSAHANRIDVPSNMLSTQSSNMGGLMQGINGGIIKSEVGYSGTSYMYGADGSNMETRPNMGDTSVAPFNSAEANSQPLTESLLDSDTSTFGFLTQIPRNFSLSDLTADFSQSSDILESYPRSPFLATDNENFLDPREREHQGDNNRLDTISEGVSYEEFASE; from the exons ATGTCAAGTGGATCTGTTAGACGTGTCTCACGTCAAGATATACAATTG GTGCAAAACCTTATCGAGCGATGCCTTCAGCTTTACATGAATCAGAAGGAAGTGGTGGATACGCTACTGGAGCAAGCAAAAATAGAGCCTGGTTTCACGGAACTTG TTTGGCAGAAGCTTGAGGAAGAGAATCGTGAATTCTTCAGCGCTTATTACCTGAGATTAATGGTAAAGCAACAAATAATAGAGTATAACAGGTTGCTTGAACAACAAGCGCGGTTGATGCACCAGTTACACTCGACTGGAGTTTCCTCAATTCCCACCTCCAATGGATCTCACATTCCATCGA TGCATCAAAACTCAACATGCTATCCCCCAGACAGTGTAGGACCAGCATTGAAGACAGAAAACTTACACCATCAAGTTGGTACATGCTTACCGACTCCATTTACTAATGGCGGGTCTTCATTGCACAACAGTATGGAGAATACTCTTAAAATGTCTGCTCATGCCAACAGGATTGATGTCCCATCAAACATGCTTTCAACTCAGAGCTCCAACATGGGGGGGCTGATGCAAGGAATAAACGGGGGAATTATAAAATCTGAAGTTGGATATTCAGGCACGTCTTACATGTATGGTGCTGATGGCAGCAACATGGAAACACGACCCAATATGGGAGATACTTCTGTTGCTCCTTTCAATAGCGCAGAGGCCAATTCACAACCCCTAACTGAATCACTTCTTGATTCGGACACTTCAACATTTGGTTTTTTAACTCAGATTCCTCGAAATTTCAGTCTCTCAGATCTGACAGCAGACTTTTCTCAGAGTTCAG ATATACTGGAGAGCTATCCTAGATCACCCTTCTTAGCTACAGATAATGAAAACTTCCTGGATCCTCGTGAAAGGGAACATCAGG GAGACAATAACAGGCTGGACACCATTTCAGAAGGCGTGAGTTATGAAGAGTTTGCCAGTGAATAG
- the LOC101293110 gene encoding two-component response regulator ARR9-like, with the protein MGTAADSQFHVLAVDDSLIDRKLIERLLKTSSYQVTTVDSGSKALEFLGFYEDDLTNPDSPSVSPSNQQEVEVNLIITDYCMPGMTGYDLLRKIKESSSLKNIPVVIMSSENVPSRINRCLEEGAEEFFLKPVRLSDLNRLRPRIIKTKSKDHNQEKPTNFEEQASQKLEISKDQQEQEEEELLHHQLQLQQPPPPSTNKRKTMEEGLSPDRTRPRYTSGITTVV; encoded by the exons ATGGGGACGGCTGCAGATTCTCAGTTTCATGTTTTAGCTGTTGATGACAGCCTCATAGATCGGAAACTGATTGAAAGGCTTCTCAAGACCTCCTCATATCAAG TTACAACAGTTGATTCTGGTAGTAAGGCTCTAGAGTTTCTGGGTTTCTATGAGGATGACCTGACCAATCCTGATTCACCTTCAGTTTCCCCAAGCAATCAACAG GAAGTGGAAGTGAATCTAATTATTACCGACTACTGTATGCCTGGCATGACAGGATATGATTTGCTCAGAAAAATCAAG GAGTCTTCTTCACTCAAGAACATACCGGTAGTGATAATGTCATCTGAGAATGTGCCTTCAAGAATAAATAG GTGTTTGGAAGAAGGGGCAGAAGAATTTTTCTTAAAGCCAGTAAGATTGTCAGACTTGAATAGGCTTAGGCCTCGTATAATAAAAACCAAGTCCAAGGATCACAACCAAGAAAAGCCAACAAATTTTGAAGAACAAGCAAGTCAAAAATTGGAGATCTCAAAGGATCAGCAGGAACAAGAAGAAGAAGAGCTATTACACCATCAGCTACAGTTACAACAACCACCGCCACCAAGTACTAACAAGCGGAAGACCATGGAAGAGGGGCTCTCACCTGATAGAACGAGACCCAGATACACCAGTGGCATCACCACTGTGGTTTGA
- the LOC101312567 gene encoding protein CMSS1-like, whose product MGSGKERNNSVKKKNKGNPLGPKTTKLKPHATNNNNKNTQIEAQNIEKLQPSAQLNLFLDKFQSANHLKLSCLELDSLTDKCIVDMSTDQDVESLGKHVKAAFGPSWKEELCDKRLLEGKVDPGSPAVLIISTSALRSIELLSLDIFLSSTLGLFQVSLLKDRVNIASGTPNRIKRLIDIEALGLSRLSVIVLDVHPDVKGYSLLTLPQVSDEFWDLYKTYFHQRLLQGSLRLSLYGPLKSDNEFKGKKKRPNE is encoded by the exons ATGGGGAGCGGGAAAGAAAGGAACAACTCTGTCAAGAAGAAGAACAAGGGCAACCCGCTTGGCCCCAAAACAACCAAACTTAAACCCCATGCCACCAACAACAACAACAAGAATACCCAAATCGAAGCTCAAAACATCGAAAAGCTACAACCGTCGGCACAACTCAACTTGTTCCTCGACAAATTTCAGTCTGCCAATCATCTCAAGCTCTCTTGTCTCGAATTGGACTCCCTCACTG ATAAATGTATTGTGGACATGTCTACGGATCAAGATGTCGAAAGCTTGGGGAAACATGTCAAGGCAGCTTTTGGGCCGTCATGGAAGGAGGAACTATGTGATAAGCGTCTCTTGGAAGGAAAAGTCGATCCAGGGAGCCCCGCAGTTCTTATTATTAGCACATCCGCCTTGAGATCAATAGAACTTCTAAG TCTAGACATTTTTCTCTCATCCACTTTAGGCCTTTTCCAGGTCTCATTGTTGAAGGATCGTGTTAACATCGCTAGTGGTACACCAAACAG GATAAAGAGGCTAATTGACATTGAGGCATTGGGGCTGTCACGGTTATCAGTGATTGTGCTTGATGTGCACCCAGATGTCAAGGGCTATTCACTGTTGACGCTTCCGCAAGTCAG TGATGAATTTTGGGACTTGTACAAGACCTACTTTCACCAGCGATTACTCCAAGGGTCCTTGCGTCTCTCTCTTTATGGTCCATTAAAATCTGATAATGAGTTCAAGGGAAAAAAGAAAAGACCCAATGAATAG
- the LOC101293697 gene encoding 60S acidic ribosomal protein P2B-like, with product MKVIAAYLLALLGGKTCPTAEDIKTILSAVGAEADEDRIQLLLMEVQGKDITELIASGREKLASVPSGGGGAVAVAAPAGGGGSAAPAAAEAKKEEKVEEKEESDDDMGFSLFD from the exons ATGAAGGTGATCGCTGCTTATTTACTTGCGTTGTTGGGCGGCAAGACCTGCCCTACCGCCGAGGACATTAAGACCATCCTTAGCGCCG TTGGTGCTGAAGCTGATGAGGACAGGATTCAGCTTCTTCTTATGGAAGTTCAGGGTAAGGACATAACTGAGCTTATTGCTTCTGGACGGGAGAAGTTGGCCTCTGTCCCATCTGGTGGCGGTGGTGCTGTTGCAGTGGCTGCCCCCGCTGGTGGTGGCGGCAGCGCTGCTCCTGCTGCAGCTGAGGCAAAGAAGGAAGAGAAGGTCGAGGAGAAAGAGGAGTCCGATGAT GATATGGGCTTCAGTCTCTTTGACTAA
- the LOC101313148 gene encoding peptide chain release factor 1-like — MEQRLSLIEQRNACLHSIINQPDSSAEEYARANKELRRISSSMDLINQLRATHKEIDGLRSLVAESSHDRDMLDMATHELDQAINHERTLHSLLLKTLLPKDDADERDCILEVRAGTGGEEASLFAMDIFKMYERFSHNKGWTFQVLDITESDLKGYKEASAAISGVDVYGKLKFESGVHRVQRVPVTEKSGRIHTSAVSVAILPQADQVDVHLRNEDLKIDTYRSGGSGGQHANTTNSAVRITHIPTGMTIAIQDERSQHMNKAKALKLLCAKLYEMERSRLQNNRSKLRLEQIGSGDRSERIRTYNFPQGRVTDHRVGITHHTISNVMQGENLDVFIDAHLLQQEMDAIASFSSSQ, encoded by the exons ATGGAGCAAAGGCTCTCCCTCATCGAACAAAGGAATGCTTGTCTCCACAGCATCATCAACCAG CCGGATTCCTCAGCAGAAGAGTATGCCAGGGCCAATAAGGAGCTTCGCAGAATTAGCTCCTCCATGGACCTTATAAATCAGCTTAGAGCCACACACAAG GAGATTGATGGGTTGAGGTCACTCGTGGCCGAGTCTTCCCATGACAGAGACATGCTTGATATGGCAACCCATGAGTTGGATCAGGCCATCAACCATGAGAGGACGCTGCACAGTTTGTTGCTCAAGACCCTGCTCCCCAAGGATGACGCCGACGAGAGGGATTGCATATTGGAGGTTAGAGCAG GAACCGGTGGGGAGGAGGCTTCTTTGTTTGCAATGGACATATTTAAAAT GTACGAGAGATTCTCACATAATAAGGGTTGGACGTTTCAAGTGTTGGATATTACTGAGTCTGATCTTAAAGGATATAAG GAAGCAAGCGCAGCAATCTCAGGGGTTGATGTTTATGGCAAACTTAAATTTGAGAGTGGTGTTCACAGAGTACAG CGAGTTCCCGTGACAGAGAAGTCTGGACGCATTCATACTAGTGCTGTTTCTGTTGCTATCCTCCCCCAAGCTGATCAG GTAGATGTCCACTTGAGGAACGAAGATCTGAAAATTGATACCTATAGATCTGGTGGTTCAGGGGGTCAGCATGCAAATACAACAAACAGTGCTGTGAGAATAACTCATATTCCAACTGGGATGACCATAGCCATACAAGATGAACGATCCCAACATATG AACAAGGCCAAGGCACTCAAGCTACTGTGTGCAAAGCTATATGAGATGGAAAGGTCTAGACTGCAGAACAATCGGTCAAAACTTCGATTAGAGCAG ATTGGTAGTGGGGATCGATCAGAACGTATTCGTACGTACAACTTTCCTCAAGGTCGTGTAACTGATCATCGTGTTGGCATTACTCATCATACAATAAGTAATGTGATGCAGGGAGAGAATCTGGATGTCTTTATTGATGCCCATCTTTTGCAGCAGGAAATGGATGCCATCGCCTCTTTCAGTTCTTCCCAGTGA
- the LOC101312857 gene encoding F-box protein CPR30-like — MARWVILVLSSQNRNPPKSLILLKMSDYLPQQVVVEILVRLPVKSLIKCITVCKSWRSLVESSAFTDTHLSRQNDNTNLLLLKVGTRDCDLCLLHNPETGESNNLIQSTQTSRLEFDVHGTCNGLICLSSQSHDSHLPYFAIIWNPSIRRFVFLPRPRVVDYENVEQFHAFGFDMPTNDYKVLRIMSYLDRSDVPPNTPYEVEVYSLARGSWKSLSAVVVPKDYNHYLEFRDGVLLNGSLHWFQLGNNRDNFIVTFDMYNEIFCEMVVPDAIKTGLHILCMTRYGESLAIVDMAELDGFEATFHVWVMNKYGVIDSWNVLYSVRLRGLPYDTLRPFGLTRNGEFMIDMFFSGLFYVNYNSCQAVRFAIDGSDWCFVDSFVESLVLLSQANAISY; from the coding sequence ATGGCTCGTTGGGTTATACTTGTACTATCCTCACAGAACAGAAACCCCCCGAAATCCCTAATTCTTCTGAAAATGTCAGACTACTTACCTCAACAAGTGGTAGTTGAAATTCTAGTGAGGTTGCCCGTGAAATCTTTGATAAAATGCATCACTGTGTGCAAGTCATGGAGGTCTCTGGTTGAAAGCTCTGCCTTCACGGACACCCACCTGAGCCGCCAAAACGACAACACTAACCTCCTTCTGCTCAAGGTTGGAACCAGGGATTGTGATCTTTGCTTGCTACATAACCCGGAAACTGGTGAGTCTAACAATCTTATTCAATCAACCCAAACAAGTCGACTCGAGTTTGATGTGCATGGCACTTGTAATGGCCTCATATGCTTGTCTTCACAATCACATGATTCACATCTTCCCTACTTTGCAATCATTTGGAACCCATCTATTCGAAGGTTTGTGTTTTTGCCTAGGCCTAGGGTTGTTGACTATGAGAATGTGGAACAATTCCATGCCTTTGGCTTTGATATGCCCACAAATGACTATAAGGTTTTGAGAATTATGAGTTATCTGGACCGTTCTGATGTTCCTCCAAATACCCCATATGAGGTTGAGGTTTACTCGTTAGCCAGGGGCAGTTGGAAGAGTCTTAGTGCTGTTGTTGTTCCCAAAGATTATAATCATTATCTGGAATTTCGAGATGGTGTTTTGCTGAATGGCTCTCTTCATTGGTTTCAACTTGGTAACAATAGGGACAACTTCATTGTGACTTTTGATATGTACAATGAAATATTCTGTGAGATGGTTGTGCCCGATGCTATAAAAACAGGGCTACACATTCTATGTATGACACGATATGGGGAGTCTCTTGCCATTGTTGATATGGCTGAATTAGATGGGTTTGAAGCTACATTTCATGTTTGGGTGATGAATAAGTATGGTGTGATAGACTCGTGGAATGTGTTATACTCTGTACGGCTGAGAGGGTTGCCTTATGATACTCTAAGACCTTTTGGTCTTACAAGGAATGGGGAGTTTATGATTGATATGTTTTTTTCAGGGCTGTTTTATGTGAATTACAATAGCTGTCAAGCTGTAAGGTTTGCAATTGATGGATCTGATTGGTGTTTTGTGGATTCTTTTGTTGAGAGCCTTGTGTTACTTAGCCAAGCCAATGCTATATCTTACTGA